In Planctomycetota bacterium, a genomic segment contains:
- a CDS encoding sugar phosphate isomerase/epimerase, with translation MIQLAFSTNAYTKHRLAEACERIAAAGYRAVEILADAPHAYPGPELAATGKRLAERVRSLG, from the coding sequence ATGATCCAACTGGCCTTCAGCACGAATGCGTACACGAAACATCGGCTGGCGGAGGCGTGCGAGCGGATCGCCGCGGCCGGATACCGCGCCGTCGAGATCCTCGCCGATGCCCCCCACGCCTACCCGGGCCCGGAACTTGCCGCAACCGGCAAACGCCTGGCCGAACGCGTCCGCTCGCTGGGCC